The Arachis ipaensis cultivar K30076 chromosome B05, Araip1.1, whole genome shotgun sequence nucleotide sequence ACACAGAGACACGTCACGATCTTTAATCTTTTGCTATACCAAGAAATCGAGCAAGCCATCTCCTGCTCGTGGATATACAGATCGAACTTGTGACTCGAAATCATCCAAAGCCACATCAAAGTCATAAGACATACCAACCATATTCACTCCGAAATATGGTTCAACGAAACTAGCATCTACATCAAAAGGATCAACATCCACTTTCATTTCCTTCTTACCTTCATCGAACTTTAAACGTCCTTCCATTATAGCTTCCTGAATTAAGTCCCTGAAATGAATACAGCTGTTAGTCGAATGACTGGTTGCATGGTGAAATTGACAATAAGGTTTCCCTTTCAAATATTTCACCAAAAGTAAAGTTCTACCTCAGGCAGaattaattgtttatctttaagcaacacatcgaaaatctgatcagatttcgaaatatcaaaactatatttctttCCACTTTTCTGTTTTGGATCATTCGACTTTTCATTACTACGAAGCTTTTTAAGTAAAGAACAAACATATGGAGGTCCCTTTttaagttcggccaaatcgaTCTCTGTCTCAAAATCGAATTCCTATTCTGAGGATTCCATAGTCACATAGGCAACTTTCTCCTTTCGAGAAAAAGGCCTACTTTTTAACTTCGGCTCATTCCTATgtttctctttctcctttttcatcaacTCCACCTGACGGACCCTTTCAGCCAAGTAGGCTAAATCAGGGATATGCACATTAAGCAATTTTTGACGCATATAAAATCCTAACCCTATAACCGCTATTTTTACCACTTCACTCTCGGGTAATGAAACATAGCATCTACTTCTAGCGTTTTTGAAACGTATCATATAATCATCAATGGTTTCACCATCCTCAAATTTCAAAGCAACTAGATCAGTAATTGCCACTTTCAGTTTCCCTCGATAAAATTGAGCATGAAAAGCAGTTTCTAACTGATTCCATGTCGTTATCGAATTCGGCCTGAGATTCAAAAACCAAGTAAACGCATTCTTCGTTAACAaagaaggaaaaaacttcattttcaaattctcatCATTAGCTAAATTTCCAATCTCAACCAAATATCGAGCGACATGTTCAGTGGTGGACTCTCCAACTTTCCCTGCAAATTTTGTGATTATCTTTAGATTTTTCACCCCTCTTGGCACTTCAACCATTTGAACAACTTGTGGGAAAGCAAACACAAAATGGGATCGATTCATAAAATTGACATTCAAGCCAACCCGATTAAGCACTTCTTCCACAATTCTTGTGACTTAATAACGTTCACCACCATGATTAACTCGTAATCTGGCTAGAACCTCATCTGCATCTTGACCACGGGGAACTATATGAGAATTTTCTCTATTTAAAACATTGTTTTCGTTCTGAAACATATTTTCGAATCCTTCATTATTCCCCCTAGCATCATGCCTTTCACCTTCCTCATAATCTACAATTCGAGCAATTCATTCGACTTGTCTAGCAAGGCGTTCAAATTTTGATTCGTGATCAGCCATCATAGGATTTAGAATTGTAGACATTTGTTGGGTCAACAAATTGACTAAGTCATGATGACTCTCCTCTACTTATTGTCGATACACTGCCATAGAATTAGCAGCATTTGAAGTAGAGCCCACATTATAATCACGAGAGTACTCGGAATGTTGTTGTGGGTTTTGAAAATTATTCCCTCCATTTACACTCTCAAATCAAACAGGAGGAACGAAACTACCCACTGGTAGAACATAACCAGGAGGGAGACCATAAGGAGGTCATCCAGTGGTTAATGGAGGCTGGGTCGGTGGTAAAGTACCACGTGGACGAATATTACGTCCAACACTTCCAGTTTGTACGGTAGTAACCGCTATACTTTCATTTCCAATTACACCTTCCGAACATGAAGTCACGTCCGCCGATTGCACAGTTACTGGTATGCTATCATTGGTTGATGAACCACTATTCACATTCGACAATTCATTAGACATGTGAATGATCTTTCCACTTCTCAATCGCATACACTAAATGACACCAAAAACTATTTGACACACTTCAATTTAAAACTGTCCCACCGGGCGTGtcaatttgttttgtcgatttttaacaaatcgatggtggttcaattctaatggtctgggagcAAAACCAACTCCTCTTTTGTAGGTACCAGttttctataagtgcatcaaagtgtcttcgATTAGACGGGTATTGAAATAACAAGTTAATAAAAAATTtgtaaaaggataaaagaagttAAAGACAATAAATTCGAAAAGGTAATTAACTGAAATCGAAAGAAATTGCTTCAAactttaaagaaagcaataaaaaggcgCCTCTGACTAGGTCAAAGGGCTTTTGGCATGAAAATTAAAGGTACTGGAATTTGAATTGCATTCGAAAGTTAAATCATTACTTGAAACATAAATTTGCTTGAAAAGTAAAATTTACAGAAAATTAAACTGAAAAGATAAAGacgtggaaggaaccctacagataaTTAACTCGGAGCAGACTCAGAAAGTCTCTAGGAATGTGACTGTGTGTGAGTAATTTCTGAAGCAAAGTTCCAACCCCTATTCCTTAAAACTTCCTAATACGTTGCCCATAAATTTCTCATTTGGAAAAAAGCCTTCAACTTCTCGACTTAATGTAACTGCTCAATTCTTTATTCGAGCTACTATTCAATTTCTTATCCAAATACTTGCTCGATTACGCTAGGTTGATTCAATAAGGACTTTGAATCGAGTCTGGGTCGAGTAACTCCCAAATAGTGCTTGCACGTGTGCCCTTTTCAACCTTTGTTCTCAtcctaaaatcttttcaatatctCGAATTAACTTATCTTAGTCGAAAATATTTTTCGACTAACAATTTATTTCTAAGTAGCTAATTAACAAAGAAAAGTTATCCTAAAATTATAGTTGCATACCTCTGAAAAATACAAATGAAAGTATAAAACTAACTAATTAATGTGGTTGATGATtaaatgattattttttttatcaaagataggagatTCGAACCCACAATCTCTTAATTGAATATGTGAAGACTATGCtctttgagctataactcattggcattaAACGGTTAATTACCTTGCTCTGATAGCGATTTTGATTTCAAAACAATTGATtccttatctttttattttttttttccaacaGGTATAAGATAAATTTGAGATAAATTTTGTTTCAATGATCTTGTATTTGGAAAGACTTGAACTTACATATTCTTATAAAAATATCAATTCGTTCcctattttttcctttttatcaaTTATATATATCCAACTATCTTTGAGAAAATGATCGCtcatttataataatttaatctaATTATNNNNNNNNNNNNNNNNNNNNNNNNNNNNNNNNNNNNNNNNNNNNNNNNNNNNNNNNNNNNNNNTAATATAGGAGGAtcttaacataatattttttgtAACTTATATCCCTGAAAAGTTGTTTTAGCTGAAACAATGGGAGCATTTTAGTAGTTTAGTATTCAGAAATCTGAAAGGTCATACATGAAGTGTTAAACAAAATCTAAAAAGTGAGCATTATTCTTGGTTATAAACAATATACATATAAAATGGGAATTGAGGAGGAATTAACGTACAAAGTTTCatttctaaaaaataattttcatcaTGTATAtcaatacaaaatataattatGTTGCATTTATATAAATGctagaatttttaattaaaatataaaatatttattaaaaatttgactaattttgtatttattaatattaaacaaACAAAATTTAATAGTGCCTATTAATCCACTAATTAATATAAATTCTTTAGCAAATTGGACTGGTAAACAAAATGTACCAGGCTGCTACCAAGTTGACAATAATTTTGGGATTGTTTatagattttaattttatattatgttTAGTNNNNNNNNNNNNNNNNNNaaaaataattatttttatatttatgcaATAAATaatcattcaaattaaaaaacaaatataattaaacgattgtataaaatattttatattaatagtatattaaaattaaactatttATATTGGCAAAatgtaaattaattaatatagttCCAGCTCGCTGATatggtaaaaataaaataatctagCTGCACGAATAGTGGATAATggtattttatataaaatatggTATCAACTAGAGatgtaatttaattttaaataattaaaatgacTAACATTGCATTTTGGTTAGAATTAAAATAAGATCATTCAAGTATTCAACCACACTTATAGATAAGAATGCAGAAAAACGATCATTTAACTTGACGTAAGATTTTCACattaaaaaaagaaggaaaagaaagagaGACGATAATATTGTATTGGTAAGGTCTTTCCTTTTCAAATCATCAAATGCTTCAGTTACCATGTTGGGCAACTGGCAAGATAAATGTGATTTTTTTCATTCGCCAATTATAGATGTAATTAAATTCTTTATATATCTGCCAAACTtaggctaattttttaaaaaataaaaaaaatttatgtataaTTTNNNNNNNNNNNNNNNNNNNNNNNNNNNNNNNNNNNNNNNNNNNNNNNNNNNNNNNNNNNNNNNNNNNNNNNNNNNNNNNNNNNNNNNNNNNNNNNNNNNNNNNNNNNNNNNNNNNNNNNNNNNNNNNNNNNNNNNNNNNNTAAAATATAAATGTAAAAGTTAAATTTATAtatgtaaaaaattttaaaataaaaaatctaaacctTAGATTTACAtgtttaagaaaaattaaaaactgcAAATTTGACTTTCAGAAAATACATTCAATTTTCACATTGTTAGAAAATATCACTGAAATTACAACACTAAAACTAAAAAAAGCCAAACTTAAGGTTGAAAGAGTTTGTAATATAATTATCAAAAGTGAATCAATAATTGAATCGATTAGATTACTGCATTACCAAATCATTATTCTATCGATAGGTCATAGATTGAATCAGTTAATTCGATCGTAANNNNNNNNNNNNNNNNNNNNNNNNNNNNNNNNNNNNNNNNNNNNNNNNNNNNNNNNNNNNNNNNNNNNNNNNNNNNNNNNNNNNNNNNNNNNNNNNNNNNNNNNNNNNNNNNNNNNNNNNNNNNNNNNNNNNNNNNNNNNNNNNNNNNNNNNNNNNNNNNNNNNNNNNNNNNNNNNNNNNNNNNNNNNNNNNNNNNNNNNNNNNNNNNNNNNNNNNNNNNNNNNNNNNNNNNNNNNNNNNNNNNNNNNNNNNNNNNNNNNNNNNNNNNNNNNNNNNNNNNNNNNNNNNNNNNNNNNNNNNNNNNNNNNNNNNNTTAATAAAAAAGATCatgtataaaaaataatatttttttatttaatcaaattttaactaattttaattgaGTTTGACTAAATTTGACTGGATTCATTATTTAATCGATTTAAATAGTGATCTAATTTAGGTTAATGACTAGAGTGATCAATCGGATCAAACCGAATTTGATAACTATAATTTGTAAAGgtacaaatataaaaaatttaaatttgtacTTTATTATATTCTTGGGTTGGGTTTAATATTAGTTACCTCGCACTTCATGGTTGCTTGTGAGAGAATAGAATAATTATGGTTTTAGACTTTAATGGCATAATACAGGTAGTATGTAAGAGGAAAATAGATTCAATTTTAAAAAGTGTTTTTTGACCCATGCAATACATTATACATGAGATTTAATTGATCTTGAACTCAAAGAAAAGAGTTATATttcaaaagaaataataaaaataatgtgaaacctttatttaaattaaaatattagtaaatataaaattttaaattttaaataaaattctcttctagttctattttaaatttgtttttacttTTGTTCTATATCAGCTTCTACTTCTttaaatagggtcttaaaagagtgaaaagaagaaaagagagcaGTATTATGTTAATAGAAATAAGTTTAGAGATAAATCAATTCTTTTACTGATATAGAGTGAATTTaattctttcttaaataattttgtCAATATTCTATACATTTATAAGTAAAAATAAGATGATTCCAAGAGATTCTTTGTAGTCaacttattatttattttaaaagctCTCCACTTCTTTAAACAAAAAAAAGGGTCTTATAGTTAAGGTAAAATATATTTGTTGTTTGTGAAGAATGTACTCTCTtgagtattaatttttaaatttaaattatatatatttcaaattttatttattatataaaaatatataaaaattaaaatataatttaaatatacgTAATTTATTTGATGACCCAATTAATGGACGTCATGATTCTATTGGCATAGAATATCCATATTTTCTACTTAAGTTGGTTGTATAAAATTTGTTACAATGTGATTCGAGTATACAAGTGTACTCTGTCATAGCTAGTCAAAAATGGACTCTTATTCATTAATAAAAACTATCCAATCAATCAatccaatttttatataaatcctATTAAAAAACCCGTCAATAATGGAAGTAagtaaatggaagaaataatAGTATTAATAATGGGTAGTTAAAAAGAAAATAATCGTGTTAATAATGAACAATTTTAATAGTATACTTATATGTGCTCTTACTTATTTTAATGGTTAGAAAAACTAAACGTGGTATCATGCTTATTTTATATAGACAAtccattttttatattatttaaaattaggAGTGTGCATGGCCTGGTCCGAAGACCCGGCCCGGCCCCAAACACTTTagaggctaatttggtgtgatttcactgGGTTTAGgaccgggtaagggtctcaaaaatagacctagtcattatttcgggtcggtcCGGGCCATGGGTCGGGTGCGGGCCATGGCTCGGGTCACCGgaaatcggcccggtggcccggtcatcatacacaattaatattttgtgttattagtgatggatgatggctattcttatgtggaatttaagtattgtaaaccttaatattttgtgttattagttattataagactataagttaatgttttatgtttaaaatgcataagattttagactaatataTAATCTTGTGTTatatgtattgatttaaatatttggtgttattagacaatattagtattgattatggttatgctttaattttagagaagagttggttcttgttatatttttctaagtgaattttatcatgtcaaataatggttggagtcttaaaaatttggatattttcacatgctagcttataagaatatatcaaggtaatgtaatatTAATGACCTGGTTTTCACCcaatttttacccggtataatcgtggcccgaaagtgtataggttttatGGGGTCTAgagtcgggttcgggtctaataaataggcccggtatatatttcgggtcgggtctgggtcacatcaaacccgattTCACCCGGCTCATGCACACCCTATTTAAAATAGACGGCTTATCTTCCTAATATTTAAAATCGTCTATTTttcctattatttaaaatatttcatTTCTAAGAGTTTGGTcccatttaaattattaatattttttattattttcaaaaattatatttaattatttataaatacatatatcttggttaaacaataaataagataagtgtgtaaacgagataatttttCATGTATTTCATTTACACATATacaaaattatctcgtttacaatatAAACGAGATAAATAAATGTGGTGTAAATTGGTAAATAttatacaattatttattttggtaattaaaataattaaattatttattttaaaaaaattcagaaGAATGaggaaaatataataaaaataagataatttagttattataataaaaagtaaagtaAGACTTATTTTCTGGAATTAGGTGAtagaattttttattcttttataaaagaaattaaaaacaaaaatggaAAGTGGGTAAAGTCTATCCAATTTGAGCTACAGTAAGTTGAggtataagaaattaaaaaaagaaaaaagaaaaaagagaaattcTAGTTGTTAGCGTTCTgctctcttcttcttccctcatTTCATTCTCCAAAAACCTTtcaactctctctctttctctcgtaAAAGCAGCGCAGTTTCTTCACCGCGTTTTTCCAAATTTTCTCTCACTCATCCCTAAACTTTGTTTTCTTCTTTGAAAGTTTCTTGTTTACTCTCAAAGGTGCTTGATCTGCGCTTTTGCCTCTTATttccatttctctctctctctctctctctctctctctctctcgttttCTTAGTAGCCAAAcaacttgttcttgttcttgttcagGTAGTAGTTGCTGCGTGTATTGGCTTTGATGTTTGTGCAAAGGAGTTGACGATTGACCAGCCTTGAAGTTTGGTAAATGTGGTGATTCATATCTTCAAAATTTGGTTCAGGTGCCACTCTTCACCACCACCGCTTTCAGTTTTTCAAACCTAATTTCTCTGTTTATTCTTTTGTTAATTGTTATAATTactgttttttctattttttaatttttattcatattaattttttgtattgtTTGCTTGATGGAGTATATTTTCTTCTACGATGATaagcttgttttctttttcaacttttttattttccgatttgatttgatttattttGGTGTTGATGGATGATGCTGCGGCTCCTAATCACTTTTTCAACGAGTttgattgtggttttgcttgtgtgGCTTCTATGTTTGTCTCCTTGTTTCTATTTTAAGATATATGCCTTTTGTTTTGACTTCTAGTCTCCTTTAATGTAACCTTGAACCCAAACGTCTCATTTCAACTTTGGCTAAATTTTTTTGGACAGATATCTATTAGTAGTTGGTTGCAGTAATTGTATTTAAATAGTTCAGATTCATGGGGTTATTCGGGTTATTTTCATTTTTTGGTCCGCTtgttagttttgtatttttgtggtGTACTAGCATGCTTTGAATTGAAACTCACTTATGTCTTTACTCTTTAACAGTTCTTTCATTTTACCAGTCGATGATTGAAATTGATACTGGGTAAATACTTCCATTTGTGGAGTCAATGCTACAAATATGAGTGCTTTTGTATAGCAGTGCCTCTAATCTGTGGCCAATAGAACCTGTGTATATTATTATTAGCCGTTGAAGCGAGAACATATAAGATGATATGATCTTGTTGTTTTCCAAAGTCAGTCCATCTGTTTATTCCTGTCTGATGATTTGTAATTTATCATGGTAATTTTCGATGAAATATATGCTATGAACAGAACTGGAATTCTGCGTTAAAAACTACTATATTACTGGATTCTTAGATAAGAATGCTAAATGTGTTACCTAGTGTCAATGGATCAAATCAATATTGATGAGGTCCTTCATTGATCTGATGGCTTTTTTGGTTATTTTCCTTGTTGGAACTTTGATGATATATTATTTTCTGGATGCTGAATTGCTGATTGcagtatttatttttttaattctatttatttatttatgggtATGAATCAATAGAAACATCATTGAAGACGAGTTTCTCCTCGATCAGTCATGGTGTCAAGATCATATGTTAATCTTCTAGACTTAGCTGGAGATTTACTCGGTATTCCAAATACCCCAAGAACTATTCCTAGGGTTATGACTGTTCCAGGAGTTATTTCTGATCTGGATGCCTGTGGTAGAAATGATGCTGATTCAGATGTTAGTTCATCTGGGTGTCGGGAGAGGAGAATCATAGTGGCAAACATGTTGCCATTGCAGGCCAAAAGAGATATAGATACTGGTAAATGGTGCTTCAGTTGGGACGAGGATTCAATCTTATTACAATTAAAGGACGGTTTTTCTTCTGAGACCGAAGTGATTTACGTGGGATCCCTCAAAGTTGAAATAGATGCTAATGAGCAGGAAGAAATTGCTCAGAAATTACTGGAGGATTTTAATTGCGTGCCTACCTTTCTTCCCCATGATCTACAGAAAAAGTTTTATCTTGGTTTTTGTAAGCAGCAACTTTGGCCTCTCTTTCATTATATGCTTCCTATATGCCCTGATCATGGTGACCGCTTCGACCGTGTGCTCTGGCAGGCTTATGTTTCTGCAAATAAAATATTTGCAGACAAGGTGATGGAAATAATCAATCCTGATGAGGATTTTGTTTGGGTTCATGACTACCACTTGATGGTTTTGCCTACGTTCTTGAGGAAGCGGTATAATCGAGTAAAACTTGGATTCTTTCTCCACAGTCCTTTCCCTTCATCTGAAATTTACCGAACTCTGCCAGTAAGGGATGAAATTCTCAGGGGATTATTGAATTCTGATTTGATCGGTTTCCATACTTTTGATTATGCTCGCCACTTTCTCTCTTGCTGCAGTAGAATGCTAGGCCTAGATTATGAATCTAAACGAGGACATATAGGACTCGATTACTTTGGCCGaactatatttataaaaattttgccTGTAGGCATTCACATGGGCAGGCTTGAGTCAGTATTAAATCTTCATTCTACGTCTGctaaattaaaagaaattcagGAAGAGTTTAAGGGTAAGAAGGTGATTCTTGGTGTTGATGACATGGATATTTTTAAGGGAATCAGTTTGAAGCTTCTTGCTGTGGAGCAGCTGCTAGAGCAGAATCCAGATCTGCAGGGAAAAGTTGTCCTAGTTCAGATTGTGAATCCTGCAAGGGGCTCAGGGAAGGATGTTCAGGAAGCAAAGAAAGAAACCTATTCAATTGTCCAGAGAATCAATGTCACTTATGGTTCAACCAATTATCGGCCGGTTGTATTGATTGACCGTCATGTTGCTCGATTTGAGAAGAGTGCCTACTATGCTGTTGCAGAATGTTGCATTGTTAATGCTGTGAGGGATGGCATGAACTTAGTCCCATATAAATATATTGTCTGTAGACAAGGAACTGAACAACTGGATAAAACATTGGGTAGAACAGCTGATTCTCCTCGTTCAAGCATGCTTGTTGTGTCTGAGTTTATTGGTTGTTCTCCTTCTCTAAGTGGGGCTATCAGGGTCAATCCCTGGGACATAGATGCTGTGGCTGATGCTTTGAATTCAGCACTCACTATGAATGATTCAGAGAAGCAATTGAGGCATGAGAAACACTACCGATATGTCAGTTCTCATGATGTGGCATATTGGGCACGCAGCTTTATGCAGGATTTGGAAAGAGCATGCAAAGATCACTATACCAAAAGGTGCTGGGTAATAGGGTTGGGCCTGGGGGTTAGAGTTGTTTCCCTTTCTCCTGGTTTTAGGAAGTTGTCCATTGATCACATCGTTTCAGCTTACAAAAGAACCAGTAGGCGGGCCATATTTCTTGATTATGATGGTACTCTTGTACCACAATCATCTATAAGTAAAATTCCCAGCCCTGAAGTTATCTCTGTGCTAAATGCTTTGTGTAATGATGCCAAAAACATTGTGTACATTGTTAGTGGGAGGGGAAGAGATTCTCTATGTGAGTGGTTTATATCTTGCAAAATGATTGGACTGGCGGCTGAACATGGCTACTTTTTAAGGTTTGCATTACACTTTTCACTTTTTATCACCCCCTCcctcaaatttaaaaaaagaaaaaaagaaaaaaagactgACTGCATATTTCTTTTCTGGTTTTCAGGAGCAATCAAGATTCTGAATGGGAAATGAGTCATTTATCAGCGGATCTAGAGTGGAAAAAGGTTGTGGAGCCCATTATGCAGTCATATACAGAGGCAACTGATGGGTCAAATATTGAAATTAAGGAGAGTGCTTTGGTGTGGCATCATCGAGATGCAGACCCTGATTTCGGCTCTTGCCAAGCCAAAGAGTTATTGAGCCACTTAGAAAGTGTGCTTACCAATGAACCTGCAGTTGTTAAAAGGGGCCAGCATATTGTTGAAGTTATGCCACAGGTGCATTTTTAAAATCCTGTTATTCTTTGATCTAATTATATAAATGTGAAAGCTAAATAGCTCATAAGCTGAAATGGACTTAGTATTCAAATCTTGCTTTGCTTTCT carries:
- the LOC107643377 gene encoding probable alpha,alpha-trehalose-phosphate synthase [UDP-forming] 9; this translates as MVSRSYVNLLDLAGDLLGIPNTPRTIPRVMTVPGVISDLDACGRNDADSDVSSSGCRERRIIVANMLPLQAKRDIDTGKWCFSWDEDSILLQLKDGFSSETEVIYVGSLKVEIDANEQEEIAQKLLEDFNCVPTFLPHDLQKKFYLGFCKQQLWPLFHYMLPICPDHGDRFDRVLWQAYVSANKIFADKVMEIINPDEDFVWVHDYHLMVLPTFLRKRYNRVKLGFFLHSPFPSSEIYRTLPVRDEILRGLLNSDLIGFHTFDYARHFLSCCSRMLGLDYESKRGHIGLDYFGRTIFIKILPVGIHMGRLESVLNLHSTSAKLKEIQEEFKGKKVILGVDDMDIFKGISLKLLAVEQLLEQNPDLQGKVVLVQIVNPARGSGKDVQEAKKETYSIVQRINVTYGSTNYRPVVLIDRHVARFEKSAYYAVAECCIVNAVRDGMNLVPYKYIVCRQGTEQLDKTLGRTADSPRSSMLVVSEFIGCSPSLSGAIRVNPWDIDAVADALNSALTMNDSEKQLRHEKHYRYVSSHDVAYWARSFMQDLERACKDHYTKRCWVIGLGLGVRVVSLSPGFRKLSIDHIVSAYKRTSRRAIFLDYDGTLVPQSSISKIPSPEVISVLNALCNDAKNIVYIVSGRGRDSLCEWFISCKMIGLAAEHGYFLRSNQDSEWEMSHLSADLEWKKVVEPIMQSYTEATDGSNIEIKESALVWHHRDADPDFGSCQAKELLSHLESVLTNEPAVVKRGQHIVEVMPQGISKGQVAEKVLTNMVNGGNSPDFVLCIGDDISDEDMFESISRTVSCPSFQVAPDIFACTVGRKPSKAKYYLDDSADVIKLLQGLGSSSNPKPRHLPHFQVSFESTV